AATTGCCAGTGTCAATCCTGAGTTGGAAGCAGCAGCGCGTACCCTAGGCTCGACGGAGTGGGAGGTTTTATGGCGAATTACTATCCCTGTAGCCTACCGCGGTATTCTGGCGGGGTTTGGCTTGAGTGTGGCGCGGGGGCTAGGAGAATTTGGGGCAACGCTGATGGTGGCAGGGAGCATTCCTGGACGTACACAGACTTTACCCCTAGCTATCTACGACGCGGTACAAATGCAACAATACGGGCTGGCAAATGTCATGGTGCTGATTATGACCACGATCGCTTTTGGTTTATTGTGGTGGGTCAGGCTCCTAGAAACGCAGCATCCCCAAAGTCAACAACACCTAGAGGATTACCCCGATGGAATTGATCGTCGATATAGAGAAGCAGCTTCCCCACTATAACCTGCAAGTAAGTTTTGCGCTGACAGGGGAGACCCTGGGCATATTAGGCAGTTCCGGTTCAGGTAAAAGTATGACTCTCCGCTGTATTGCGGGGATTGCCAATCCTACGCAGGGAAAGATTATCCTCAATGGACGCACCTTGTATGATTCTACTCGACGTATTAATGTGCCCAGCCGCGATCGGAAAGTTGGTTTTGTCTTTCAGAACTATGCTTTGTTTCCCCATCTCACGGTAGCAGAAAATATTGCCTATGGGTTGCGGCAGTTACCTAAACCCGCCAGACAAAAATTGGTGTATGAACAACTAGAGCAAGTACATTTATCGGAGTTTGCCCAGCGTTATCCCCACCAACTGTCAGGGGGACAACAACAAAGAGTGGCTCTGGCGCGAGCCTTAGCTCCCCAACCCGATCTACTGTTGCTGGATGAACCCTTCTCAGCCTTGGATACTCACTTGCGTAATGAATTGGAAAAACAATTGATTAAAACTCTTGCCACCTTCAACGGACTGACTCTATTTGTCACTCACAATTTAGAAGAAGCCTACCGCGTTTGTCAAAAGTTGTTAGTCATCGATCGGGGTCAAGTTGTTGCCTTTGGCGATAAACAGACAATTTTCGCACATCCCGGTCGATTGGTGGTGGCGCAACTCACAGGGTGTAAAAATTTCTCCCCTATGCAACCGATCGATAACCACAGAGTCAAGGCTCTAGCCTGGGGATGTACTTTACAGACAACCGAATTAGTCCTAGCTAGCCATACCCACGTTGGCATTAGGGCACATCAGATTACCTTTTTGGCAGCGGCAGCGGAATGTTTACCTAATACTTTTCCTGCCTGGCCAGTGTGGACAAGTGAGACTCCCCACCGCATGACTATCTATCTGAAACTGGGTACGCCACCGATCGATGGGGATGACTATCATCTGCAAGCGGAAGTGTTCAAAGAAAGATGGCAGGAACTGAAAGACCACCCCCAACCCTGGATTGTCCATCTGCGCCCCGATCGGATAAATCTCCTCAGCTAGTTTTTATATTGCCCAAAATTGATGACAGGAGAGCAACATCTTTCTGTTTAATCTTATACCTACCTGACTCGATGTCTCTGATCCAACTCTGACTTTTGTTTAACAGAGCGGAAAGCTGCCGTTGACTAATACCCTGTTGCATCCTTGCCTGTTTAATCATATCTCCAGTAACTGCCTCAGAGGGAGAGGAGAGACTAGTAGTCCTTGGTTTGGGTTTAGCTTTTGCTTTTGGGACTTCTGTCCGCCAATCATCGGGCAGTTCAAAATCAGAAATGGTAGCGTTGAGCAGCCCCATCCACTTCTTCTTAGAATTAGTACTGATTTTGTTTTCGTTGGCATCTTCTATCCAATACTGCAAGGCTTCCTCAGGGTCATCAGGAATCTGTTGCACTGTTAACCAGTCTGGTTGTATCTCTTCTGGATAACTATCGTTATCAAATACTGGCTTCAACCCATAATAAAATAACTGCTCCATGTCTGCTTCAAAGGTACTGATGATTTTGCGTCTGACATCCGCCTTGTACCAGGCTGTTTGCAGATAGTCTTCCCCATAAACCTGTTTTAACAAGGTGGCAACTTTAGCACTCCGATCACTTCCCACTCGCCACTTAAACAACAGATAAAGTAGCATCACCACTGCCCCCTCATGGCGTTGCCAGAGATTCATAATCTTAGGGGGCAAAGAAATGGGTAACCAACTGTACTGGTAGTAGGCAGTTCTGTTACGGGCTTCCTCTTGATTGAGAAAGTAAGCTGCCCACTTGCCTGCCAAGACTTTGAACGATAGACCAACTAGGTAACGCAAGCCTTCATCTGTAGCAGAGATATGATATGTGGTATCGATCGACCAAATTGGCTCGTTAGGAATGTGAATAGCTTTGATTTTCCCCCTTTGTTCCCAATAAATTTCTACTTCTAATTCCCGCACTTGCTCAATCAGGGACTGGATTAACAACAGCTTTTTTAACCGATTCATGTCCCGCCGTTGGTGTAATCCCAAAAACTCAGTAATAACCCGATCGTTA
This region of Pseudanabaenaceae cyanobacterium SKYG29 genomic DNA includes:
- the modB gene encoding molybdate ABC transporter permease subunit codes for the protein MIWQPSLLSIQVTLLASGLILIFGLSLGIFLARVQFPGQILFSTMLNLPLVLPPSVVGYFLLIALGRGSPIKEWLGIDLLFTWQAGGIASAVVALPLMVESTRAAIASVNPELEAAARTLGSTEWEVLWRITIPVAYRGILAGFGLSVARGLGEFGATLMVAGSIPGRTQTLPLAIYDAVQMQQYGLANVMVLIMTTIAFGLLWWVRLLETQHPQSQQHLEDYPDGIDRRYREAASPL
- a CDS encoding sulfate/molybdate ABC transporter ATP-binding protein translates to MELIVDIEKQLPHYNLQVSFALTGETLGILGSSGSGKSMTLRCIAGIANPTQGKIILNGRTLYDSTRRINVPSRDRKVGFVFQNYALFPHLTVAENIAYGLRQLPKPARQKLVYEQLEQVHLSEFAQRYPHQLSGGQQQRVALARALAPQPDLLLLDEPFSALDTHLRNELEKQLIKTLATFNGLTLFVTHNLEEAYRVCQKLLVIDRGQVVAFGDKQTIFAHPGRLVVAQLTGCKNFSPMQPIDNHRVKALAWGCTLQTTELVLASHTHVGIRAHQITFLAAAAECLPNTFPAWPVWTSETPHRMTIYLKLGTPPIDGDDYHLQAEVFKERWQELKDHPQPWIVHLRPDRINLLS
- a CDS encoding helix-turn-helix transcriptional regulator gives rise to the protein MASNNSCTSCPIYSLSTNEFEELSSSEIISVSPSPHCHRVYKCLSNLVTNPSFKTANIDYPPANVTLFQNGKNQPFASCLVIWQACNLMTHRPFHNWQQEGDYIYCHYAGRSGKLIYRLPKGTNPLEDIDIRSVLIHLLLAACATQKKRPWAEEIVINDRVITEFLGLHQRRDMNRLKKLLLIQSLIEQVRELEVEIYWEQRGKIKAIHIPNEPIWSIDTTYHISATDEGLRYLVGLSFKVLAGKWAAYFLNQEEARNRTAYYQYSWLPISLPPKIMNLWQRHEGAVVMLLYLLFKWRVGSDRSAKVATLLKQVYGEDYLQTAWYKADVRRKIISTFEADMEQLFYYGLKPVFDNDSYPEEIQPDWLTVQQIPDDPEEALQYWIEDANENKISTNSKKKWMGLLNATISDFELPDDWRTEVPKAKAKPKPRTTSLSSPSEAVTGDMIKQARMQQGISQRQLSALLNKSQSWIRDIESGRYKIKQKDVALLSSILGNIKTS